In Flavivirga abyssicola, the following are encoded in one genomic region:
- a CDS encoding YcbK family protein, whose translation MKLTTNFSKVEFESRDGFQMPDDILENIKELAENLQVVRDYLKEPIHINSGYRSPNHNSAIGGELDSQHLLGKAADFSVRNYTAKDISLIFERMINNGEIKQGGVGLYNGFVHYDIRGTKARWNYSSRYKDFW comes from the coding sequence ATGAAACTAACAACCAATTTTAGTAAAGTAGAATTTGAGAGTAGAGATGGCTTTCAGATGCCTGATGACATTTTGGAAAACATCAAAGAACTAGCTGAAAATCTTCAGGTCGTTCGAGATTATTTGAAAGAACCCATTCATATTAATAGTGGTTATCGTAGCCCTAATCATAACTCTGCTATAGGAGGGGAATTAGACTCCCAGCATTTATTAGGTAAGGCGGCAGATTTCTCGGTACGTAATTATACGGCCAAAGACATTTCGCTAATTTTTGAAAGAATGATTAATAACGGTGAAATAAAACAAGGAGGTGTTGGTCTTTACAACGGCTTTGTTCATTATGATATTAGAGGAACTAAGGCAAGATGGAATTATTCTTCACGCTATAAAGATTTTTGGTAA
- a CDS encoding patatin-like phospholipase family protein translates to MPGKTLRICLAMGGGVSLGSFSGSALTEALKLLILYGQDADGNEYDNVIVDGMSGASAGAIALTIMLKTLIDYKSMLFLLPDLAVNEDRDDLLESVAKAYFDSVEDAKKHPKIEALKALETAQMLQEKLWVEELDAGKLFGYRKTKNHKHDVHQTFGLLDRQLLEKLAKKYIIKPKFNNLGNIQVLDTTRVPFACSLTNLLPIEIKKNEKGLPQLEKNVIQSVGAQNHTEVRIIDFVFDKSKLNGKITDDRWLEFADVDDEKERKFDINSSKAWAVMCSSALACGAFPIAFEPVILKRYKEEFDGKDNGEVGQWPIQFNDLNDLFNNDAIAKKSSVFNESKNNVIDYKSFNFPYVDGGTFNNEPIREAYRIGAFQDFGHPDKDTDRLVLFVDPIVRTEKYQTFIQSSLTPIGMKKGTAEANSEFSKLIDVTSSLINSLKNQGRVKEEHKISDVKENLVLRNTVFDYLESNTNLGKNLTVKILETAYDKISTNLKDDIIPLGTRKVITYFQNELKKACVSKKKPNSKCLLIGKDEFDALMVAINAGDIKNDEFDPKGYNKLGISSASDKNIFARTVFKTIFDFSLNTDGKNEKAERVAILPINSEKEIISLPGEEVSAFGGFASLKARRYAFHYGRLSTLHTLLLAEEGFRQANNSGEIYPFVKTDKADYIETLLTDRITGIKFHEGLHYQNNIRKELVKVGLKRVVVVTKHLLGRGKLLLALGVSLLGVVFRLPSRLNWFMKMLSGFIYRRFLKKKVEVTYANMLPVTISILSNTKLSRKAIITTTAEDTHSITMYMHNIEDVHGNKRYQYLFQVYRALYRKDTIDDEVPKKLENKVFMGATYSLEPEKVDKIKLTLQQKVPLPSIDGNLFQDDMVSALHDNFKDIIYRIRIRPHYLPSINEALEAEGDMLRHSFLNIEYHLNPMLEIDVDDIDKGWYFKENTQAMHKSF, encoded by the coding sequence ATGCCGGGAAAAACATTACGTATATGCCTTGCAATGGGTGGAGGAGTATCTTTGGGTTCGTTTTCAGGTTCTGCATTGACTGAAGCTTTAAAATTACTTATTTTATATGGACAAGATGCTGATGGTAATGAATATGATAATGTCATAGTTGATGGTATGAGTGGTGCCAGTGCTGGAGCTATTGCCTTAACTATTATGTTAAAGACACTTATTGACTACAAATCCATGCTTTTTTTGTTACCAGACCTAGCGGTTAATGAAGATAGAGATGATTTATTAGAAAGTGTCGCAAAGGCTTACTTCGATTCGGTAGAGGATGCTAAAAAGCATCCTAAGATTGAAGCTCTTAAGGCTCTTGAAACTGCACAAATGTTGCAAGAAAAATTATGGGTAGAAGAGCTTGATGCAGGAAAGCTTTTTGGGTATCGTAAAACTAAGAATCATAAACATGATGTGCATCAAACATTTGGTCTCCTAGATCGGCAATTATTAGAAAAGTTAGCCAAAAAATATATCATTAAACCTAAATTTAATAATTTGGGTAATATTCAGGTTTTAGATACTACTCGGGTTCCTTTTGCATGTTCTTTAACCAATTTGCTTCCAATAGAGATTAAAAAGAATGAAAAGGGCTTACCACAATTAGAAAAAAATGTTATCCAATCTGTAGGTGCTCAAAACCATACCGAAGTACGTATTATTGATTTTGTTTTTGATAAAAGCAAGTTAAACGGTAAAATTACAGATGACCGCTGGTTAGAGTTTGCCGATGTTGATGATGAAAAAGAGCGAAAATTTGACATTAATAGCTCAAAAGCTTGGGCTGTTATGTGTTCTTCGGCTTTGGCTTGTGGTGCATTTCCAATTGCTTTCGAGCCTGTAATATTAAAGCGATATAAGGAAGAGTTTGACGGTAAGGATAATGGTGAAGTCGGGCAATGGCCAATACAGTTTAATGACCTGAATGATTTATTTAACAATGATGCTATTGCTAAAAAGAGTAGTGTGTTTAATGAGTCTAAAAATAATGTTATCGACTACAAAAGTTTTAACTTTCCATACGTCGATGGGGGAACTTTTAATAATGAACCCATACGTGAGGCTTATAGAATTGGTGCATTTCAGGATTTTGGACATCCCGATAAAGATACAGACCGCTTGGTATTGTTTGTAGACCCTATTGTGAGAACCGAAAAATACCAAACGTTTATACAGTCGTCCTTAACGCCAATTGGTATGAAAAAAGGAACAGCCGAAGCCAATTCCGAATTTTCGAAACTTATAGATGTTACCTCTAGCTTAATAAACTCTTTAAAAAATCAAGGTAGAGTAAAGGAAGAGCACAAAATCTCTGATGTTAAGGAAAACTTAGTCTTACGGAATACCGTATTCGATTACCTTGAATCTAATACTAATTTAGGTAAAAATCTTACTGTTAAGATCCTTGAAACAGCCTATGATAAGATTTCCACTAACTTAAAAGATGATATTATACCGTTAGGAACACGGAAAGTCATTACCTATTTTCAGAATGAACTAAAAAAGGCCTGTGTCTCTAAAAAAAAGCCTAATAGCAAATGTTTGCTTATTGGTAAGGATGAATTTGATGCGCTTATGGTAGCGATTAATGCTGGAGACATTAAAAATGACGAATTTGACCCTAAGGGTTATAATAAACTTGGTATTTCTAGTGCCTCTGATAAAAACATCTTCGCGAGAACGGTTTTTAAAACTATATTTGATTTTTCTCTAAATACAGATGGTAAAAACGAAAAAGCGGAACGCGTTGCCATATTACCCATTAATTCTGAAAAGGAAATAATCAGCCTTCCTGGAGAGGAAGTCAGTGCTTTTGGTGGGTTTGCTTCTCTAAAAGCCCGGAGGTATGCTTTTCATTACGGAAGACTCAGTACGTTGCATACATTATTGTTAGCAGAAGAAGGTTTTAGGCAGGCCAATAACTCAGGTGAGATATACCCCTTTGTTAAAACCGATAAAGCCGATTATATAGAAACCTTATTAACCGATAGGATTACTGGAATTAAATTCCATGAAGGATTGCATTATCAGAATAATATACGGAAAGAGTTAGTAAAAGTTGGTTTAAAACGCGTTGTAGTTGTCACCAAACATCTATTAGGTAGGGGGAAATTACTATTAGCCTTAGGAGTATCACTTTTAGGAGTTGTTTTTAGGCTTCCTTCAAGACTAAACTGGTTTATGAAAATGCTTTCTGGCTTCATTTATAGACGCTTTTTAAAAAAGAAAGTAGAGGTAACCTATGCCAATATGCTGCCCGTAACCATTTCTATACTAAGCAATACTAAATTATCCAGAAAAGCTATTATTACGACTACTGCAGAAGATACGCATTCCATCACAATGTACATGCACAATATTGAGGATGTACATGGTAATAAAAGGTATCAATATTTGTTTCAGGTATATAGAGCTCTTTATCGAAAAGACACCATAGATGATGAAGTGCCAAAAAAGCTCGAAAATAAAGTCTTTATGGGGGCTACTTATAGTTTAGAGCCTGAAAAAGTGGATAAAATTAAATTGACGTTGCAACAGAAAGTACCACTACCAAGTATAGATGGTAATTTATTTCAGGATGATATGGTGAGTGCCTTACACGATAATTTTAAGGATATTATTTATAGAATACGTATTAGACCACATTATCTACCTTCCATTAACGAGGCACTAGAAGCAGAGGGTGATATGTTACGACATTCTTTTTTAAATATTGAGTACCATTTAAACCCAATGTTAGAAATCGATGTAGATGACATAGATAAAGGATGGTATTTTAAAGAAAATACCCAAGCAATGCATAAAAGTTTTTAG